A window of candidate division KSB1 bacterium genomic DNA:
GTTTGCCTCGATGTCTCACTTCGGCTACTTCTGGACTCCATGCTCGGCGGCGGTAGAGTTCTCGTGAGCATAGGAAAAGACCAAGCAGGCGCGGTAACAGGTGTCTCCGAACCCCCATGGGGTTACGTTCGAATGCGGCGCGTTGCGGAACCGCCTGGAGAGCGGCTGGCGGCGCTCGCGCGGAATGGGCCTCTGAGCCAGGCTTCTGGCGAGAATCTGCTGCTGGCGGTCCTTCACAGAGCTGCGGAAGTGATGCAAGGTAGACTCCAGACGGTCGCCGCGGCGCAAGTTCTCGAAGAGATCACCCTTTCTCTACCGGCAGGCTCGGGAACAGCGTGAAAGGACGTCTGATGAATAAAGTCCTCGTGGTCGACGACGACCCCGACGTACGGCAGGGGCTTCTCGAATGGCTCCAGGAGGGAGGCTACGATGCCAAGGGGGTATCCGACGGGATCGTTGCGCTGGACGAATTACGAGGGGATCAGTACGACGTTGTGCTCCTCGATCTTTACCTGCCGCGCCTGGAAGGGATGAAGGTACTGGACGCGATCGTTGAGGGGGGTATCCCGGTCGCCGTTATTGTGATGTCTGCCTATGGCACCATACAGCTTGCTGTGGAAGCCACGAAAAAGGGGGCTTTTGATTTCTTGGAGAAGCCTCTGTCGAGGGAGCGCGTCCTGGTGACGGTCCGCAACGCCCTTGGTAAGCGCGAATTGGAGGCCCAGCGCCAGCTATTGCTGGAGGAAGTTAGGGAGAAGTATCGCATGGTGGGGCAGAGTCCCGCCATGGAACGCGTCTTCTACCTGGTCGATCGTGCGGCCCGATCGGACGCTAAGGTTCTAATCCTGGGGGAAAACGGAACGGGTAAAGAGCTGGTGGCGCGGGCCATTCACATGAACAGCGCACGGGCAGGGAATCGCTTTGTCGCGGTCAACTGTGCGGCGGTTCCTGCCGAGCTCATCGAGAGCGAGCTGTTCGGGCACTGCCGAGGTGCCTTTACCGGCGCCTACACCGACACCCCGGGGAAATTCCGGGTCGCTTCGGGGGGAACCCTGTTTTTGGACGAAATCGGCGACATGACCCTTCACCTGCAGTCCAAGCTGCTCAGAGCGCTTGAAGACGGGGAGATCTACCCCGTGGGTTCGGCCCAACCCGTAGCGGTGGACGTACGGTTCATTGCGGCCACTAATCAAGATCTGGAAGAGAAAGTACGGCAGGGCACCTTCCGGGAGGACCTGTACTATCGGCTCAATGTAATTCGCATTGAGCTGCCTCCTTTGCGGGAGCGCAAGGAGGATATCCCCATCCTCGTCGATCATTTCATGAGGCAGATCTGTGAGGCGAACAAGGTACCTCTGAAAACGATGACCCCTTCGGCCCTGAGCCTGCTCCTTTCGCACTCCTGGCCCGGAAACGTGCGCGAGCTTCGCAACGTCATCGAGAAGCTCATTGTGCTGTATCCCGAGGAGCTGCATTTCGACTTGCACCACGTAGCGGAGGCGTTGCGTGGCTACGGCAATCGGGCCGAGGTCCCTCCGAGGTCCCTGAAAGAGGCTCGGGAGGAATTTGAAAAGCGGTTCATCGAACAGAGACTGGTCGCCAACAACTGGAGGATCCAAGAGACGGCAAAGCAGCTGGGCATTGAGCGTACGCAGTTGTGGAAGAAGATGAAGCGGTATGGGCTCGGGCGCAAGAAGGGGTTGCCGCAGAGGCAGGAGTCTGGGAGCCGCGCTGGATGAGACCCTGCTCCGGATCCGGCACGGTCGCGAAGGATCACGGGCCGACAAACAACCGGAACGTACAGGTCATCATTCCCCACACGGACGTACGGAGTTCCCCGAGGGTAGATCCAGAAAAAGCTTGACAAGGAAGCGCCCCGTGTCTATATTTGGCCCGTCAAAAGAAAGGAGGCTGGAAGTGCGACCCAACACCCTGTCTCCCACACGGATCTGGCGTTGGTGGTGGCGCTCCACGGAGCGCAGTGGGGTGGACAGGGTCGCGCGCGGGTCCCCGTAGCCTGTTTCGCATCCGAAAGTCCAGCCCACTGCAAGGTGATTGCAGTGGGCTTTTTTGTTGCCGAGCCTAAGGGATCGAACAGGACTGACCATCGGGAGGACCTCAGCAATGATCGACGAGAACAACGACGAACTGAAAATCGGGGAGCTGCCGCGACTGCAAATCATCGACATCGAGCAAATCGTGTTTCACGAGGAGCCGGACATTGAGAGGGTCGCGCGCCTTGTGGAGAAACTGGGCGCGGACGGGGTCCTCAAGAATCCTCCGGTCGTAGCGCGATACGGGGATTCCGCCCGCTGCATCCTTTTGGACGGCGCCAACCGGGTCACCGCACTCCGCAAACTGGATTTCCAGCACGTGCTGGTCCAGGAGATTGACCTGGAGGATCCCGGATTGATTTTGGCCACATGGCACCATGCGATCGAACACCTCACTCGGGAAACGCTACTCGGGTTTGCCGCTGCGGTTTCCGGCGTCCGCTTGGCGGACACTGACGTCGTGGCAGACGATCCTGGCTACCTCTGCCGTC
This region includes:
- a CDS encoding sigma-54 dependent transcriptional regulator — its product is MNKVLVVDDDPDVRQGLLEWLQEGGYDAKGVSDGIVALDELRGDQYDVVLLDLYLPRLEGMKVLDAIVEGGIPVAVIVMSAYGTIQLAVEATKKGAFDFLEKPLSRERVLVTVRNALGKRELEAQRQLLLEEVREKYRMVGQSPAMERVFYLVDRAARSDAKVLILGENGTGKELVARAIHMNSARAGNRFVAVNCAAVPAELIESELFGHCRGAFTGAYTDTPGKFRVASGGTLFLDEIGDMTLHLQSKLLRALEDGEIYPVGSAQPVAVDVRFIAATNQDLEEKVRQGTFREDLYYRLNVIRIELPPLRERKEDIPILVDHFMRQICEANKVPLKTMTPSALSLLLSHSWPGNVRELRNVIEKLIVLYPEELHFDLHHVAEALRGYGNRAEVPPRSLKEAREEFEKRFIEQRLVANNWRIQETAKQLGIERTQLWKKMKRYGLGRKKGLPQRQESGSRAG